One Longimicrobium sp. genomic window carries:
- a CDS encoding ring-cleaving dioxygenase, producing MELTGIHHLTAVSADIRGNHLFYTRTLGMRLVKRSVNQDDVSAYHLFYADAVGSPGSDLTFFDWPVQRERRGTRSITRTHLRVAGAESMQWWAAYLREKGVTSGDLVERDGRLTLDLEDPEGQRLSLVDDGGAGEAHPWERSPVPAEHQIRGLGPIVLSVPSLAPTDALLRNALGMRPVRTYPHPESAKHTVHVYEMGPGGAGAELHVAEQPDLPVARGGAGGVHHVAFRIPDADYEAWARHLTALRIPNSGEVDRFWFQSLYFREPNGILFEIATDGPGFGVDEDAATLGEKVVLPPFLEPRRAAIVANLKPID from the coding sequence ATGGAGCTGACTGGCATCCACCACCTGACGGCGGTCTCGGCGGACATCCGCGGGAACCACCTCTTCTATACGCGCACGCTGGGGATGCGGCTGGTGAAGCGCTCCGTGAACCAGGACGACGTGAGCGCGTACCACCTCTTCTACGCGGACGCGGTGGGGAGCCCGGGGAGCGACCTCACCTTCTTCGACTGGCCGGTGCAACGCGAGCGGCGCGGCACGCGTTCCATCACGCGCACGCACCTGCGCGTGGCGGGTGCGGAGTCGATGCAGTGGTGGGCCGCCTACCTGCGCGAAAAGGGCGTCACATCAGGCGACCTGGTGGAGCGGGACGGGCGGCTGACGCTGGACCTGGAAGACCCCGAGGGGCAGCGCCTCTCGCTGGTCGACGACGGCGGCGCCGGCGAGGCGCACCCGTGGGAGCGGAGCCCCGTGCCCGCCGAGCACCAGATCCGCGGGCTGGGGCCGATCGTGCTGAGCGTGCCCTCTCTGGCGCCTACGGACGCGCTGCTGCGGAACGCGCTCGGCATGCGCCCCGTGCGCACCTATCCGCACCCGGAGAGCGCAAAGCATACCGTGCACGTGTACGAGATGGGCCCCGGAGGAGCGGGCGCGGAGCTCCACGTGGCGGAGCAGCCGGATCTGCCGGTGGCGCGCGGGGGCGCGGGGGGCGTGCACCACGTCGCCTTCCGCATTCCGGACGCGGACTACGAGGCGTGGGCGCGACACCTCACCGCGCTGCGCATCCCCAACAGCGGCGAGGTGGACCGCTTCTGGTTCCAGAGCCTGTACTTCCGCGAGCCGAACGGTATCCTGTTCGAGATCGCCACGGACGGCCCGGGATTCGGGGTGGACGAGGACGCTGCGACGCTCGGCGAAAAGGTGGTGCTGCCGCCGTTCCTGGAGCCACGGCGCGCCGCCATCGTCGCCAACCTCAAGCCCATCGACTGA
- a CDS encoding response regulator transcription factor gives MRILVVEDEARLASAVERYLRENAFAVDVAHAGKDALFLANVNPYDAIVLDIGIPEPDGFEVLRRLRERGNAARVLILTARDSVDDRINGLELGADDYLVKPFALGELRARLRALLRRGETLAPAVLRVADLELDTNAQTATRGGIHVILTTKEYSLLEYLARNTGRVVARAEISDKVWDERYDPASNSIEVYINRLRRKIDAGSEHPLIHTRRGAGYVLTDAGGDDAAVD, from the coding sequence ATGCGCATCCTGGTTGTGGAGGACGAGGCGCGGCTGGCGAGCGCGGTGGAGAGGTACCTGCGCGAGAACGCGTTCGCCGTGGACGTGGCGCACGCGGGAAAGGATGCGCTCTTTCTGGCCAACGTGAACCCGTACGACGCCATCGTGCTCGACATCGGCATCCCGGAGCCGGACGGGTTCGAGGTGCTGCGCAGGCTGCGCGAGCGGGGAAACGCGGCGCGCGTGCTGATCCTGACCGCGCGCGACTCCGTGGACGACCGCATCAACGGGCTGGAGCTGGGCGCCGACGACTACCTGGTGAAGCCGTTCGCGCTCGGCGAGCTGCGGGCACGGCTGCGCGCCCTCCTGCGCCGCGGCGAGACGCTGGCGCCGGCCGTCCTGCGCGTGGCGGACCTGGAGCTGGACACCAACGCGCAGACCGCCACCCGCGGTGGAATCCACGTCATCCTCACCACCAAGGAGTACTCGCTGCTGGAGTACCTCGCGCGCAACACGGGGCGCGTGGTGGCGCGCGCGGAGATCTCGGACAAGGTGTGGGACGAGCGGTACGACCCCGCCTCCAACTCCATCGAGGTCTACATCAACCGGCTGCGGCGCAAGATCGACGCGGGCTCGGAGCACCCGCTGATCCACACGCGGCGCGGCGCCGGCTACGTGCTCACCGACGCCGGGGGCGACGATGCGGCTGTCGATTGA
- a CDS encoding ATP-binding protein, producing MRLSIDSIRVRLSLWYAALLAVALASMAGATYSLLDRMATRRAARSQMETAATLLATGGRRGEQLEDVVRQFRAPDRRILLFGPRGELRAFSVAPRFGPRVAEEVFAPISAGTILVAVRAAPRRGALVRLRAVDPPVRVTGMRVRRGRGTMLAVVGSTRAERMLREEARAALVLAVLVTLAIAVIPGSLLVRRSLAPIGDMTRRAARIGAARLGDRLAVGNPRDELGSLALVFNELLDRLQGAFEQQRRLMAEAAHELRTPVAVVRAETELALSGERTADEYREALSIVGGEAERLGRIVDDLLTYSRAEAGEYPLRMARIDLGELAADATRSLRSLAAMKGVELAAGSTEELPMEGDADLLRRLVINLVENAVKHGTAGERVGVEAVREEGEYRLRVCDSGPGIPPEVQAKIFEPFFRGSGARAEGGAAGAGLGLPIARWIAVAHGGRLELAESGPGGSVFQASFPAPPAEPPPS from the coding sequence ATGCGGCTGTCGATTGACTCGATCCGCGTCCGCCTGTCGCTCTGGTACGCGGCGCTGCTGGCCGTGGCGCTCGCGTCGATGGCGGGGGCCACCTACTCGCTCCTCGACCGGATGGCGACGCGGCGTGCCGCCCGGTCGCAGATGGAAACCGCCGCGACGCTGCTCGCCACCGGCGGACGGCGGGGGGAGCAGCTGGAAGACGTCGTGAGGCAGTTCCGCGCGCCGGACCGGCGCATCCTCCTCTTCGGCCCGCGCGGCGAGCTGCGGGCGTTCTCCGTCGCGCCGCGCTTCGGGCCGCGGGTGGCGGAGGAGGTGTTCGCGCCCATCTCGGCCGGCACCATCCTCGTGGCCGTGCGGGCGGCGCCGCGGCGTGGCGCGCTGGTGCGGCTGCGCGCGGTCGACCCGCCGGTGCGCGTCACCGGGATGCGGGTGCGGCGCGGCCGCGGGACGATGCTGGCGGTGGTCGGCTCCACCCGCGCCGAGAGGATGCTGCGCGAGGAGGCGCGCGCGGCGCTGGTGCTGGCGGTGCTGGTGACGCTCGCCATCGCGGTCATCCCCGGGTCGCTGCTGGTGCGGCGGAGCCTGGCGCCCATCGGCGACATGACGCGGCGCGCGGCCCGCATCGGCGCGGCGCGGCTGGGCGACCGGCTCGCCGTGGGCAACCCGCGCGACGAGCTGGGGTCGCTCGCGCTGGTCTTCAACGAGCTGCTGGACCGGCTGCAGGGCGCCTTCGAACAGCAGCGCCGCCTGATGGCCGAGGCCGCGCACGAGCTGCGCACCCCGGTGGCCGTGGTGCGCGCGGAGACGGAGCTGGCCCTTTCCGGCGAGCGCACGGCCGATGAATACCGCGAGGCGCTCTCCATCGTCGGCGGCGAGGCGGAGCGGCTGGGGCGGATCGTGGACGATCTCCTCACCTACTCGCGCGCGGAGGCCGGCGAGTATCCGCTGCGGATGGCGCGAATCGACCTGGGCGAGCTGGCGGCCGATGCCACGCGATCCCTGCGCTCGCTCGCCGCGATGAAGGGGGTGGAGCTCGCCGCCGGGAGCACGGAGGAGCTGCCGATGGAGGGCGACGCCGACCTGCTGCGGCGCCTCGTCATCAACCTGGTGGAGAACGCCGTGAAGCACGGCACCGCCGGGGAGCGCGTCGGGGTGGAAGCCGTGCGCGAGGAAGGCGAGTACCGGCTGCGCGTGTGTGACAGCGGCCCGGGCATTCCGCCCGAGGTGCAGGCGAAGATCTTTGAGCCGTTCTTCCGCGGGAGCGGGGCACGCGCGGAGGGTGGCGCGGCCGGCGCGGGACTCGGGCTCCCCATCGCGCGCTGGATCGCGGTGGCGCACGGCGGGCGGCTGGAGCTGGCCGAGTCCGGGCCCGGTGGCAGCGTCTTCCAGGCGTCGTTCCCCGCCCCGCCGGCCGAGCCGCCGCCGTCCTAA
- a CDS encoding Spy/CpxP family protein refolding chaperone produces the protein MRRNQVFVFALALAAATAAQDVAAQQGHEQHAGEARRQPGQGRHQRLFEGVQLTAVQQQQIHAIFQEGRPARAARPQGAEGRQGAEGRKRGERPRLTAEQRAQLQQRREQQLARIRAVLTAEQRAQFDRNVAQQEARRGEQAGRRAGRRGGGRQS, from the coding sequence ATGCGTCGTAATCAAGTGTTTGTATTCGCACTGGCGCTGGCCGCGGCGACCGCCGCGCAGGACGTGGCCGCGCAGCAGGGGCACGAGCAGCACGCCGGCGAGGCGCGCCGCCAGCCGGGCCAGGGCCGCCATCAGCGCCTCTTCGAGGGCGTCCAGCTCACCGCCGTCCAGCAGCAGCAGATCCACGCAATCTTTCAGGAGGGCCGTCCGGCTCGCGCGGCTCGTCCGCAGGGCGCCGAGGGCCGGCAGGGCGCGGAGGGGCGCAAGCGCGGCGAGCGTCCGCGGCTGACGGCGGAGCAGCGCGCGCAGCTCCAGCAGCGCCGCGAGCAGCAGCTCGCCCGCATCCGCGCGGTGCTGACGGCGGAGCAGCGCGCCCAGTTCGACCGTAACGTGGCGCAGCAGGAAGCGCGGCGCGGCGAGCAGGCGGGCCGCCGCGCTGGACGGCGGGGCGGCGGCCGCCAGTCCTGA
- a CDS encoding serine hydrolase domain-containing protein, giving the protein MQIRLGSIPRQWRQAAAVLMASATPAAVALAWGETHPHVLAPAVIAAAHAVPVPTVRADDLLPKLARRPLEGAMAAVQAEVRRGAFPGAALALGRGSRAELVKGVGATTGAGEGVDAERTVYDLASLTKVVATTTAAMLLYEDGRLELDAPVSRYLPEFSGGGKDAVTVRHLLAHTAGLPAGATPRGATPDARLASLIRTPLERSPGAKVEYSDVGFVVLFAALERAAGEPVPALLERRVWEPLGMASTGYAPGADCVRCAPTYRSSAGKPVAGVVHDPIARSLDGVAGNAGLFSTAGDLSRYAAMLASGGELDGVHVLDAATVDTFAVRQEGTRALGWETPSANGTGPVGRSMSDRAFGHTGFTGTSLWVDPEHKTWAVLLTNRVYNTEAPNRIQKLRRKVHALVTEAAE; this is encoded by the coding sequence ATGCAGATACGTCTTGGCTCGATTCCCCGGCAGTGGCGCCAGGCCGCCGCCGTGCTGATGGCGAGCGCCACCCCCGCGGCCGTCGCGCTCGCGTGGGGAGAGACGCACCCGCACGTGTTGGCGCCGGCGGTGATCGCCGCGGCGCACGCCGTCCCGGTGCCCACGGTGCGCGCCGACGACCTCCTCCCCAAGCTCGCCCGCCGGCCGCTGGAGGGCGCGATGGCCGCCGTTCAGGCGGAGGTGAGGCGCGGCGCGTTCCCCGGCGCGGCGCTGGCGCTGGGGCGCGGCAGCCGCGCCGAGCTGGTGAAGGGCGTGGGCGCCACCACCGGCGCCGGCGAAGGGGTGGACGCCGAGCGCACCGTCTACGACCTGGCCTCGCTCACCAAGGTGGTCGCCACCACGACGGCGGCGATGCTGCTGTACGAGGACGGCCGCCTGGAGCTGGACGCGCCCGTCTCGCGCTACCTCCCGGAGTTCTCGGGTGGCGGCAAGGATGCGGTCACGGTGCGCCACCTGCTGGCCCACACCGCCGGCCTCCCCGCGGGCGCCACTCCGCGAGGCGCCACACCCGATGCGCGTCTGGCCTCGCTGATCCGCACGCCGCTGGAGCGGTCGCCCGGCGCAAAGGTGGAGTACTCGGACGTGGGCTTCGTGGTGCTCTTTGCGGCGCTGGAGCGCGCGGCGGGCGAGCCCGTCCCCGCCCTGCTGGAGCGGCGGGTGTGGGAGCCGCTGGGGATGGCGTCCACGGGCTACGCGCCGGGCGCGGACTGCGTGCGCTGCGCCCCCACCTACCGGAGCTCCGCGGGCAAGCCGGTCGCCGGGGTGGTGCACGATCCCATTGCCCGCTCGCTGGACGGCGTGGCGGGGAACGCGGGCCTCTTCAGCACCGCCGGCGACCTGTCGCGCTACGCGGCGATGCTGGCCAGCGGCGGCGAGCTGGATGGTGTGCACGTGCTGGACGCGGCGACCGTCGACACCTTTGCGGTGCGCCAGGAAGGGACGCGCGCGCTGGGTTGGGAGACGCCGTCCGCCAACGGCACCGGGCCGGTGGGGCGCTCCATGAGCGACCGCGCGTTCGGGCACACCGGCTTCACGGGCACTTCGCTCTGGGTTGATCCGGAGCACAAGACGTGGGCGGTGCTGCTGACCAACCGCGTGTACAACACGGAGGCGCCCAACCGCATCCAGAAGCTGCGCCGCAAGGTGCACGCGCTGGTGACGGAGGCGGCGGAGTAG
- a CDS encoding PadR family transcriptional regulator: MPPAHPAPEQFLPLTPATFHILLTLVQEERHGYGIMQEITQSTGGELRIGPGTLYGSLKRLVADGLVEEVGDRALEDPRRRYYRLTALGRSVARAEAQRMVSMVRTARSKKLIGPAGA; encoded by the coding sequence ATGCCGCCCGCCCATCCAGCACCGGAGCAGTTCCTGCCGCTCACGCCGGCCACCTTTCACATCCTCCTGACGCTGGTGCAGGAGGAGCGGCACGGCTACGGGATCATGCAGGAGATCACGCAATCCACCGGGGGCGAGCTGCGGATCGGTCCGGGGACCCTCTACGGCTCGCTGAAGCGCCTGGTGGCGGACGGGCTGGTGGAGGAGGTGGGCGACCGCGCTCTGGAGGACCCGCGCCGCCGCTACTACCGGCTGACGGCGCTGGGAAGGTCGGTGGCGCGCGCCGAAGCCCAGCGGATGGTGTCGATGGTCCGTACCGCGCGCAGCAAGAAACTCATTGGCCCGGCGGGCGCATGA